TATGAACAATTTTAATGCGGTCGTAGTATGGTTGATACGAATGCAAGGAAGATAAAGCCGTGATTCTCAGGCAGGCGACATCCACCCGGCCGTTGATCCGGGTGGAAGAGGAAGACGGGGGCCCGGCCATTGTCAAGGATTTCAGCGCCAACGGATTTTTGTTCCGAAATATTGTCGGGCGTTTTTTAATCTGGCGTGAGGTCAAAGCCTACCGGAAACTGGAAGGTGTCAGGGGCGTGCCGCGTCTGCTGCGGATTGACGCCGGTCCGTCTCTGGTGGTGGAAGCGATAACCGGCATGGATTTAAAGCAGGCCATCAGGCAGCGGAAAGTCGGTTCTGCTTTTTTCGACGCCCTTAAGGCCCTGGTCGACCGGATTCATGAAAGAGGCATGGCCCATTGTGATTTAAAGGCCTCAGGGAACATCCTGGTCGGACAGGATGGTAATCCTTATATCATTGACTGGGGCGCGTCTATCTCCGCCGGTGAGTTCCGCTGGCCCGTACTCAACAGAATTTACGGCCGTTTCCTGGTCGATGACTGCCGGGCGATCACCAAGCACAAGCTGCGCTGCTGCCCTGATGCCGTGGGACCGGAAGAAAAAGAACAATATGATTACCGCAGCCGGGCGGAAAAGAGCATCCGGGCAATACGTGACCGGTTGCGGTCATTCATACAGGCGATTTTTTAGAGATACCTTAAAGATCCTCTGAACACACCCGTTAGGGCTGATTGCCGGCCGGTGTGGTTTTGATTTTTTGATCGAGGTGCTGTCGCAGCGCCTGGTGCAGGGTTTCGGCGGCGATGTAGGCGCAGTGCTCGTTTTCCTCGGGAAGTCCCCCGATCACCTTCAGGATAACGTCACCGCTGATCGCCTTCAGTTCTTCAGGATTTTTACCGATCGCCAGTTCCGCCGCGAAAGAACCGCAGACCTGGCTGG
The sequence above is drawn from the Thermodesulfobacteriota bacterium genome and encodes:
- a CDS encoding RIO1 family regulatory kinase/ATPase, coding for MILRQATSTRPLIRVEEEDGGPAIVKDFSANGFLFRNIVGRFLIWREVKAYRKLEGVRGVPRLLRIDAGPSLVVEAITGMDLKQAIRQRKVGSAFFDALKALVDRIHERGMAHCDLKASGNILVGQDGNPYIIDWGASISAGEFRWPVLNRIYGRFLVDDCRAITKHKLRCCPDAVGPEEKEQYDYRSRAEKSIRAIRDRLRSFIQAIF